Genomic window (Leptolyngbya sp. CCY15150):
TACTCAGCCAGGAAGATCGTATCGTCCATGATGTCTTGGATGCGAGCCAGCACGATCTGGATGACGCAAGGGCGATCGCCGAACATTCGCAATACTTACCCATTGGACGTTTTTTGCTGGCTCCCCTAAAGCTCCACTACCCTACCCCCGAAACCTTTCGGCTGGCCCTAGAAACGGCGGGCGATCGCGAATTTGCCCAGATGCACAAGGGCGATAAATTACTGGAAACGGTGGTGGCGATCGCGCCATTGCTAGGGCTACTCGGAACCGTTACCGGTCTTATCGCCACGTTTAGCAGTCTGAACGTCGGTGGTGGTGGAACGACCGCTGAAGCCACAAAAGCGGCGGCTGGGATTGGAGAAGCACTAATTACAACCGCCGCCGGCATGATAGTCGCTATTTTGGCGCTGCTGGTTTACCGCGTTTTTGTATCGCTGCAAGCTCAGCAAATGGAATACTTTTCCGATGCCGGGAGCGAACTAGAGCTCATCTATCGCCAAGTCTGGTATGAGCCGTCCTATTTCTCTGGAGACCGTCTGCCACGGGCGATCGCACCTCACCCCGTTGAGGCATCCCCATCCGATAGCGAACGCGACTATGCGGTTTAGACAACAGCGCCCCTCCGGCATTCCAGAGATTAACCTGATTCCCATGCTGAACGTCATGATGGGAATTCTGGCGTTTTTTGCGTTGATTACCATGTCCCTCACGGCGCAGCAAGCGGTTGAGGTTCCGTTGCCCAGTAACCTAGCGGCTGGCCGCCCACCCACCGAACCGCTCCTCGTTGAAATGGATGCCCAGGGGCAGTTTATGGCCAACCGCGATCGCATCCGCTCCCAAGGAGAGTTAGAACGGCTGATGATGCGATACCTGGATGAATCTCCAGACGGGCAGGTTGTTTTTCAGGCCCATGAGCAACTGCCCTACAGCGATGTCCTCACCACGTTGGAGGCACTGAAAGCGGTCGGTGGCGATCGCGTCTCCCTCGCTATCGATTAGGAGAAAACTATGCGATCGCGTCGAACTCGCCCCCAAGGACTTCCAGAGGTCAATCTTGTCCCCATGCTGGATGTTTTGATGACGGTGCTAACCTTTTTCATCATTATTTCCATGACATTAACGGGTCAACAAATTCCGAATGTTAGCCTACCGATGGGTGGGGATGCCAGTGAAGCTACTGAGGCAAATCCGGATGCTGAACCCTTGGTCATTGGCTTAACAAATCAAGGGCAATTGATGATTGATTCACAACAGGTTTCATCTTCAGAAATGACTCAACTTGCACAAACCTATCTCGCTCAACATCCAGAGGGGACAGTCATTCTCAAAGCAGATGAATCTTTACCCTATCGTGATGTTCTTGTCGTGCTGCGATCGCTTCGAGATATTGGGGGCGATCGGGTTGGGATGGCAACTCAGGCTCCGTAAAACGCCTTGTTGATCGAGGCTTCATTGATTGAGGCTTTGTCGTTAGCATCAAATAACATGACGTTTCAATGTATTCCTGGTACATTAACACCTGAAAAGCCAAGCATTATGACCTCGAATATCATGTTCTAAACTTAATAAACCAGATAGAAACTATTTAGAAGATTCTTGTTTTCAAAATATCTAAAATTCAGTTGTCCTCTATGGGCAAGAATTTTGGGTGGTGTAGATGTCGCCTACATCACCCAAAATTCTTATGGGAATATCACGATCTAAAATTCAAGCCCAAACACCCCTGCACAACCAACACTATGGATTAATTTTCAACAGTTGCCTTAACCAAAAAACAATCTTTTGATAACACATTGATCGCCAATTCTAAGCCATTCTCTTAACCTTAAATCAGTATTCTCTCAGTGGCACTGTTGATTTAGATCCATAGCACTGCGGAGTATACCCATGGTAGTGAATTCTCAACGCTCTAAGACAAACCGCTTCATCGCAACGATGGCAGCAACCGCATTAACCACCCTTGGGTTAACCTCCTTGACCGCGATCGCCCAAGTTCCTCTGATTCAGCTTGACGGTTCCAGCACCGTGTATCCAATCTCCGAAGCTATGGCAGAAGAATTCATGAGCACCTACGATGCCAATGTGGTCGTTGGGGTGTCTGGAACCGGTGGCGGATTCGCCAAGTTCTGCGGCGGCGAAATAGACATTA
Coding sequences:
- a CDS encoding MotA/TolQ/ExbB proton channel family protein; protein product: MTTLYDLFLRGGPVMWPLLLLSVLTLSCALDRLWFWFRLLSQEDRIVHDVLDASQHDLDDARAIAEHSQYLPIGRFLLAPLKLHYPTPETFRLALETAGDREFAQMHKGDKLLETVVAIAPLLGLLGTVTGLIATFSSLNVGGGGTTAEATKAAAGIGEALITTAAGMIVAILALLVYRVFVSLQAQQMEYFSDAGSELELIYRQVWYEPSYFSGDRLPRAIAPHPVEASPSDSERDYAV
- a CDS encoding biopolymer transporter ExbD, which translates into the protein MRFRQQRPSGIPEINLIPMLNVMMGILAFFALITMSLTAQQAVEVPLPSNLAAGRPPTEPLLVEMDAQGQFMANRDRIRSQGELERLMMRYLDESPDGQVVFQAHEQLPYSDVLTTLEALKAVGGDRVSLAID
- a CDS encoding biopolymer transporter ExbD, coding for MRSRRTRPQGLPEVNLVPMLDVLMTVLTFFIIISMTLTGQQIPNVSLPMGGDASEATEANPDAEPLVIGLTNQGQLMIDSQQVSSSEMTQLAQTYLAQHPEGTVILKADESLPYRDVLVVLRSLRDIGGDRVGMATQAP